Proteins encoded in a region of the Phalacrocorax carbo chromosome 17, bPhaCar2.1, whole genome shotgun sequence genome:
- the KIF12 gene encoding kinesin-like protein KIF12 isoform X9, whose amino-acid sequence MEPEGERGWEPRPGARPKTVPRGQERPPRGSAGTGGPREPGAAVGPSALAPGVPAGTSPGWGAPTTPPPSVPQRSPGEEREGPVAGRETRLRVVLRVRPLTCREARRGDRPVVHSLGDGTVHVSAARHDATFGFSAVFDAGASQEAVFEGSGMRQLVELAIDGFSCTVFAFGQTGSGKTYTLMGPPTQSETQPAAPGMLGLMQRSFACLLEQSRSRGSDLALSASYLEIYNEQVSACLAAQPGPAGTLCLRSPTASPPPYSQVRDLLSPGPPCSLPLRWSKTRGFYVENQLSVDFESLEAISDLLQQGSQRRRTSAHTLNRHSSRSHALLTIHVCSRAPSACPSKQGMLCFVDLAGSERVKETGSSGELSVEANNINRSLLALGHCISLLAKPRGKRMHIPYRDSKLTRLLARSLGGSGITLMVACISPSSRCLSETLSTLHYASRARRVTTRPLVNRVSREKLLQTLEEEIHALQLENLSLRQQLCLPRVPMRSTEVPGTPPRVGAWPGWGGRYGPTGLCRSPLEGQLPSEGAPAWPSLYSLLRDFVVENEQLRQPWLSPDPSGDIPAGPSCRATCSSCHGQPPLQSARAPRVPPGHPTRLRQPDVTPTSGPRLPKLPPASGRPSCPGCPQCCPGLADATVPQVRPWGSHQRGVAQRGTAASLLCSPPGAARAPRTAAGPRRGKRRRSATWPGGHGSAWLPPAPRAPPATAGEAEPGQEHELISTAPTPPGAARPRALSQSRGKGHPFGTTMAGIAGAESSCRRRPSPPVGRGTGLAGGADLSGCSHSCAEDGASSGDLAQPTHSYTREDKHSPRGHRDLGLRAPHRPQDGWTDRWTGLSSLHGTHSLFLPS is encoded by the exons GGACCGCGCGAGCCCGGCGCGGCCGTGGGCCCCTCTGCCCTGGCCCCTGGGGTCCCTGCGGGCACGTCCCCCGGCTGGGGagcacccaccaccccaccGCCCTCTGTTCCCCAAAGGAGTCCCGGAGAGGAGCGGGAGGGCCCCGTGGCGGGCAGAGAGACGCGCCTGAGAGTGGTGCTGAG GGTGCGGCCACTGACCTGCAGGGAGGCGCGGCGAGGAGACCGGCCGGTTGTGCACAGCCTTGGCGACGGCACCGTCCAC GTGAGCGCGGCCAGGCACGATGCCACCTTCGGGTTCAGCGCCGTGTTCGACGCGGGAGCCTCGCAGGAGGCCGTGTTCGAGGGCAGCGGGATGAGGCAGCTGGTGGAGCTGGCGATAGACGG CTTCTCCTGCACCGTCTTTGCCTTCGGGCAGACCGGCTCAGGGAAGACCTACACCCTGAtgggaccccccacccag AGCGAGACCCAGCCGGCGgccccagggatgctggggcTGATGCAGAGGTCCTTCGCCTGCCTCCTGGAGCAGAGCCGGAGCCGCGGCTCTGACCTGGCTCTCAGTGCCTCCTACCTGGAGATCTATAACGAGCAGGTAAGCgcctgcctggctgctcagCCAGGCCCTGCTGGCACCCTATGCCTCCGCTCCCCCACTGCCTCCCCTCCGCCGTACTCCCAGGTCCGGGACCTGCTGAGCCCGGGACCACCGTGCTCCCTGCCCCTGCGGTGGAGCAAAACCCGTGGCTTCTACGTGGAGAACCAGCTCAGTGTGGACTTTGAGAGCCTGGAGGCCATCAGTGACCTGCTCCAGCAAG GATCGCAGAGGCGACGGACCTCAGCGCACACCCTCAACAGGCACTCGAGCCGCAGCCACGCTCTTCTGACCATCCACGTCTGCAGCCGGGCT CCCAGTGCCTGCCCCAGCAAGCAGGGCATGCTGTGCTTCGTGGACCTGGCCGGCAGTGAGCGGGTGAAGGAGACCGGCTCCAGCGGGGAGCTCTCCGTGGAGGCCAACAACATCAACCGCAGCCTCCTGGCACTGG GACACTGCATCTCTCTGTTGGCCAAACCCCGAGGGAAGCGGATGCATATCCCCTACCGGGACAGCAAGCTCACCCGCCTGCTGGCCCGCTCCCTGGGCGGCTCAGGCATCACCCTCATG GTCGCCTGCATCTCCCCATCCTCGCGCTGCCTCTCGGAGACACTGAGCACGCTGCACTACGCCAGCCGGGCCCGGAGGGTCACCACCAGGCCCCTGGTCAACAGG GTGTCCCGGGAAAAGCTGCTGCAAACCTTGGAGGAAGAAATCCATGCCctgcagctggaaaacctcTCCCTGCGCCAGCAGCTGTGCCTGCCCAGGGTACCGATGAGGAGCACAGAGGTCCCAGGGACCCCGCCAAGGGTGGGGGCATGGCCGGGCTGGGGAGGCAGGTATGGCCCCACAGGGCTGTGTCGCTCCCCTCTTGAAGGGCAGCTCCCATCAGAGGGagccccagcctggcccagccTCTACAGCCTCCTGCGGGACTTTGTGGTGGAGAATGAGCAGCTGAG gcagccctggctgtcCCCAGACCCCAGCGGTGACATCCCAGCTGGCCCATCCTGCAGAGCCACCTGCAGCTCCTGTCACGGCCAGCCACCACTCCAGAGTGCCCGCGCCCCCCGTGTGCCCCCTGGCCACCCCACCAGGCTCCGGCAGCCCGACGTGACACCCACCTCTGGCCCCCGGCTGCCG aagctgcctcctgcctctggCCGCCCCAGCTGCCCAGGgtgcccccagtgctgcccCGGGCTGGCCGATGCCACCGTGCCCCAGGTACGGCCCTGGGGTTCTCACCAGAGGGGGGTGGCACAGCGTGGCACAGCAGCCTCACTGCTCTGCTCACCCCCAGGCGCTGCCAGGGCCCCCCGCACCGCAGCCGGTCCCCGCCGAGGGAAGCGCCGGCGTTCTGCCACCTGGCCAGGAGGACACGGCTCTGCCTGGCTCCCACCAGCTCCCCGGGCAcccccagccacagcagggGAAGCG GAGCCGGGGCAGGAGCACGAACTCATCTCAACGGCGCCCACTCCCCCGGGAGCTGCCAGGCCCCGAGCGCTGTCCCAGTCCCGAGGGAAGGGTCATCCCTTCGGCACCACCATGGCCGGGATTGCCGGAGCCGAGAG CAGCTGCCGGCGCCGTCCCTCTCCTCCAGTGGGAAGAGGCACTGGACTGGCTGGCGGAGCAGATCTGAGCggctgcagccacagctgcGCCGAGGATGGGGCCAGCAGCGGGGACCTGGCACAGCCCACGCACAGCTATACCCGGGAGGACAAGCACAGCCCTCGGGGACACAGGGATCTCGGACTACGAGCACCGCACAGACCACaggatggatggacagacagatggacagGGCTCTCCAGCCTGCACGGCACTCACAGTTTATTTCTGCCTAGCTAG
- the KIF12 gene encoding kinesin-like protein KIF12 isoform X7 — MEPEGERGWEPRPGARPKTVPRGQERPPRGSAGTGGPREPGAAVGPSALAPGVPAGTSPGWGAPTTPPPSVPQRSPGEEREGPVAGRETRLRVVLRVRPLTCREARRGDRPVVHSLGDGTVHVSAARHDATFGFSAVFDAGASQEAVFEGSGMRQLVELAIDGFSCTVFAFGQTGSGKTYTLMGPPTQSETQPAAPGMLGLMQRSFACLLEQSRSRGSDLALSASYLEIYNEQVSACLAAQPGPAGTLCLRSPTASPPPYSQVRDLLSPGPPCSLPLRWSKTRGFYVENQLSVDFESLEAISDLLQQGSQRRRTSAHTLNRHSSRSHALLTIHVCSRAPSACPSKQGMLCFVDLAGSERVKETGSSGELSVEANNINRSLLALGHCISLLAKPRGKRMHIPYRDSKLTRLLARSLGGSGITLMVACISPSSRCLSETLSTLHYASRARRVTTRPLVNRVSREKLLQTLEEEIHALQLENLSLRQQLCLPRVPMRSTEVPGTPPRVGAWPGWGGRQPWLSPDPSGDIPAGPSCRATCSSCHGQPPLQSARAPRVPPGHPTRLRQPDVTPTSGPRLPVSMGGPWLRGCPHVGPCPRQGEDAQTTHPLLPPLAEAASCLWPPQLPRVPPVLPRAGRCHRAPGTALGFSPEGGGTAWHSSLTALLTPRRCQGPPHRSRSPPREAPAFCHLARRTRLCLAPTSSPGTPSHSRGSGECRGWRLPPPGISCSSAGLSGGWRGAGSGFVHVSSRQEPGQEHELISTAPTPPGAARPRALSQSRGKGHPFGTTMAGIAGAESSCRRRPSPPVGRGTGLAGGADLSGCSHSCAEDGASSGDLAQPTHSYTREDKHSPRGHRDLGLRAPHRPQDGWTDRWTGLSSLHGTHSLFLPS; from the exons GGACCGCGCGAGCCCGGCGCGGCCGTGGGCCCCTCTGCCCTGGCCCCTGGGGTCCCTGCGGGCACGTCCCCCGGCTGGGGagcacccaccaccccaccGCCCTCTGTTCCCCAAAGGAGTCCCGGAGAGGAGCGGGAGGGCCCCGTGGCGGGCAGAGAGACGCGCCTGAGAGTGGTGCTGAG GGTGCGGCCACTGACCTGCAGGGAGGCGCGGCGAGGAGACCGGCCGGTTGTGCACAGCCTTGGCGACGGCACCGTCCAC GTGAGCGCGGCCAGGCACGATGCCACCTTCGGGTTCAGCGCCGTGTTCGACGCGGGAGCCTCGCAGGAGGCCGTGTTCGAGGGCAGCGGGATGAGGCAGCTGGTGGAGCTGGCGATAGACGG CTTCTCCTGCACCGTCTTTGCCTTCGGGCAGACCGGCTCAGGGAAGACCTACACCCTGAtgggaccccccacccag AGCGAGACCCAGCCGGCGgccccagggatgctggggcTGATGCAGAGGTCCTTCGCCTGCCTCCTGGAGCAGAGCCGGAGCCGCGGCTCTGACCTGGCTCTCAGTGCCTCCTACCTGGAGATCTATAACGAGCAGGTAAGCgcctgcctggctgctcagCCAGGCCCTGCTGGCACCCTATGCCTCCGCTCCCCCACTGCCTCCCCTCCGCCGTACTCCCAGGTCCGGGACCTGCTGAGCCCGGGACCACCGTGCTCCCTGCCCCTGCGGTGGAGCAAAACCCGTGGCTTCTACGTGGAGAACCAGCTCAGTGTGGACTTTGAGAGCCTGGAGGCCATCAGTGACCTGCTCCAGCAAG GATCGCAGAGGCGACGGACCTCAGCGCACACCCTCAACAGGCACTCGAGCCGCAGCCACGCTCTTCTGACCATCCACGTCTGCAGCCGGGCT CCCAGTGCCTGCCCCAGCAAGCAGGGCATGCTGTGCTTCGTGGACCTGGCCGGCAGTGAGCGGGTGAAGGAGACCGGCTCCAGCGGGGAGCTCTCCGTGGAGGCCAACAACATCAACCGCAGCCTCCTGGCACTGG GACACTGCATCTCTCTGTTGGCCAAACCCCGAGGGAAGCGGATGCATATCCCCTACCGGGACAGCAAGCTCACCCGCCTGCTGGCCCGCTCCCTGGGCGGCTCAGGCATCACCCTCATG GTCGCCTGCATCTCCCCATCCTCGCGCTGCCTCTCGGAGACACTGAGCACGCTGCACTACGCCAGCCGGGCCCGGAGGGTCACCACCAGGCCCCTGGTCAACAGG GTGTCCCGGGAAAAGCTGCTGCAAACCTTGGAGGAAGAAATCCATGCCctgcagctggaaaacctcTCCCTGCGCCAGCAGCTGTGCCTGCCCAGGGTACCGATGAGGAGCACAGAGGTCCCAGGGACCCCGCCAAGGGTGGGGGCATGGCCGGGCTGGGGAGGCAG gcagccctggctgtcCCCAGACCCCAGCGGTGACATCCCAGCTGGCCCATCCTGCAGAGCCACCTGCAGCTCCTGTCACGGCCAGCCACCACTCCAGAGTGCCCGCGCCCCCCGTGTGCCCCCTGGCCACCCCACCAGGCTCCGGCAGCCCGACGTGACACCCACCTCTGGCCCCCGGCTGCCGGTGAGCATGGGGGGCCCTTGGCTCCGCGGGTGTCCTCATGTGGGGCCGTGCCCACGGCAGGGTGAGGATGCACAAACCACCCACCCGCTGCTACCCCCTCTTGCAgaagctgcctcctgcctctggCCGCCCCAGCTGCCCAGGgtgcccccagtgctgcccCGGGCTGGCCGATGCCACCGTGCCCCAGGTACGGCCCTGGGGTTCTCACCAGAGGGGGGTGGCACAGCGTGGCACAGCAGCCTCACTGCTCTGCTCACCCCCAGGCGCTGCCAGGGCCCCCCGCACCGCAGCCGGTCCCCGCCGAGGGAAGCGCCGGCGTTCTGCCACCTGGCCAGGAGGACACGGCTCTGCCTGGCTCCCACCAGCTCCCCGGGCAcccccagccacagcagggGAAGCGGTGAGTGCCGGGGCTGGAGGCTGCCCCCCCCAGGCatcagctgcagctcagctgggctTTCAGGGGGGTGGCGGGGTGCCGGGTCAGGGTTTGTTCATGTGTCCTCACGGCAGGAGCCGGGGCAGGAGCACGAACTCATCTCAACGGCGCCCACTCCCCCGGGAGCTGCCAGGCCCCGAGCGCTGTCCCAGTCCCGAGGGAAGGGTCATCCCTTCGGCACCACCATGGCCGGGATTGCCGGAGCCGAGAG CAGCTGCCGGCGCCGTCCCTCTCCTCCAGTGGGAAGAGGCACTGGACTGGCTGGCGGAGCAGATCTGAGCggctgcagccacagctgcGCCGAGGATGGGGCCAGCAGCGGGGACCTGGCACAGCCCACGCACAGCTATACCCGGGAGGACAAGCACAGCCCTCGGGGACACAGGGATCTCGGACTACGAGCACCGCACAGACCACaggatggatggacagacagatggacagGGCTCTCCAGCCTGCACGGCACTCACAGTTTATTTCTGCCTAGCTAG
- the KIF12 gene encoding kinesin-like protein KIF12 isoform X10, whose translation MEPEGERGWEPRPGARPKTVPRGQERPPRGSAGTGGPREPGAAVGPSALAPGVPAGTSPGWGAPTTPPPSVPQRSPGEEREGPVAGRETRLRVVLRVRPLTCREARRGDRPVVHSLGDGTVHVSAARHDATFGFSAVFDAGASQEAVFEGSGMRQLVELAIDGFSCTVFAFGQTGSGKTYTLMGPPTQSETQPAAPGMLGLMQRSFACLLEQSRSRGSDLALSASYLEIYNEQVSACLAAQPGPAGTLCLRSPTASPPPYSQVRDLLSPGPPCSLPLRWSKTRGFYVENQLSVDFESLEAISDLLQQGSQRRRTSAHTLNRHSSRSHALLTIHVCSRAPSACPSKQGMLCFVDLAGSERVKETGSSGELSVEANNINRSLLALGHCISLLAKPRGKRMHIPYRDSKLTRLLARSLGGSGITLMVACISPSSRCLSETLSTLHYASRARRVTTRPLVNRVSREKLLQTLEEEIHALQLENLSLRQQLCLPRVPMRSTEVPGTPPRVGAWPGWGGRYGPTGLCRSPLEGQLPSEGAPAWPSLYSLLRDFVVENEQLRQPWLSPDPSGDIPAGPSCRATCSSCHGQPPLQSARAPRVPPGHPTRLRQPDVTPTSGPRLPVSMGGPWLRGCPHVGPCPRQGEDAQTTHPLLPPLAEAASCLWPPQLPRVPPVLPRAGRCHRAPGAARAPRTAAGPRRGKRRRSATWPGGHGSAWLPPAPRAPPATAGEAVSAGAGGCPPQASAAAQLGFQGGGGVPGQGLFMCPHGRSRGRSTNSSQRRPLPRELPGPERCPSPEGRVIPSAPPWPGLPEPRAAGAVPLLQWEEALDWLAEQI comes from the exons GGACCGCGCGAGCCCGGCGCGGCCGTGGGCCCCTCTGCCCTGGCCCCTGGGGTCCCTGCGGGCACGTCCCCCGGCTGGGGagcacccaccaccccaccGCCCTCTGTTCCCCAAAGGAGTCCCGGAGAGGAGCGGGAGGGCCCCGTGGCGGGCAGAGAGACGCGCCTGAGAGTGGTGCTGAG GGTGCGGCCACTGACCTGCAGGGAGGCGCGGCGAGGAGACCGGCCGGTTGTGCACAGCCTTGGCGACGGCACCGTCCAC GTGAGCGCGGCCAGGCACGATGCCACCTTCGGGTTCAGCGCCGTGTTCGACGCGGGAGCCTCGCAGGAGGCCGTGTTCGAGGGCAGCGGGATGAGGCAGCTGGTGGAGCTGGCGATAGACGG CTTCTCCTGCACCGTCTTTGCCTTCGGGCAGACCGGCTCAGGGAAGACCTACACCCTGAtgggaccccccacccag AGCGAGACCCAGCCGGCGgccccagggatgctggggcTGATGCAGAGGTCCTTCGCCTGCCTCCTGGAGCAGAGCCGGAGCCGCGGCTCTGACCTGGCTCTCAGTGCCTCCTACCTGGAGATCTATAACGAGCAGGTAAGCgcctgcctggctgctcagCCAGGCCCTGCTGGCACCCTATGCCTCCGCTCCCCCACTGCCTCCCCTCCGCCGTACTCCCAGGTCCGGGACCTGCTGAGCCCGGGACCACCGTGCTCCCTGCCCCTGCGGTGGAGCAAAACCCGTGGCTTCTACGTGGAGAACCAGCTCAGTGTGGACTTTGAGAGCCTGGAGGCCATCAGTGACCTGCTCCAGCAAG GATCGCAGAGGCGACGGACCTCAGCGCACACCCTCAACAGGCACTCGAGCCGCAGCCACGCTCTTCTGACCATCCACGTCTGCAGCCGGGCT CCCAGTGCCTGCCCCAGCAAGCAGGGCATGCTGTGCTTCGTGGACCTGGCCGGCAGTGAGCGGGTGAAGGAGACCGGCTCCAGCGGGGAGCTCTCCGTGGAGGCCAACAACATCAACCGCAGCCTCCTGGCACTGG GACACTGCATCTCTCTGTTGGCCAAACCCCGAGGGAAGCGGATGCATATCCCCTACCGGGACAGCAAGCTCACCCGCCTGCTGGCCCGCTCCCTGGGCGGCTCAGGCATCACCCTCATG GTCGCCTGCATCTCCCCATCCTCGCGCTGCCTCTCGGAGACACTGAGCACGCTGCACTACGCCAGCCGGGCCCGGAGGGTCACCACCAGGCCCCTGGTCAACAGG GTGTCCCGGGAAAAGCTGCTGCAAACCTTGGAGGAAGAAATCCATGCCctgcagctggaaaacctcTCCCTGCGCCAGCAGCTGTGCCTGCCCAGGGTACCGATGAGGAGCACAGAGGTCCCAGGGACCCCGCCAAGGGTGGGGGCATGGCCGGGCTGGGGAGGCAGGTATGGCCCCACAGGGCTGTGTCGCTCCCCTCTTGAAGGGCAGCTCCCATCAGAGGGagccccagcctggcccagccTCTACAGCCTCCTGCGGGACTTTGTGGTGGAGAATGAGCAGCTGAG gcagccctggctgtcCCCAGACCCCAGCGGTGACATCCCAGCTGGCCCATCCTGCAGAGCCACCTGCAGCTCCTGTCACGGCCAGCCACCACTCCAGAGTGCCCGCGCCCCCCGTGTGCCCCCTGGCCACCCCACCAGGCTCCGGCAGCCCGACGTGACACCCACCTCTGGCCCCCGGCTGCCGGTGAGCATGGGGGGCCCTTGGCTCCGCGGGTGTCCTCATGTGGGGCCGTGCCCACGGCAGGGTGAGGATGCACAAACCACCCACCCGCTGCTACCCCCTCTTGCAgaagctgcctcctgcctctggCCGCCCCAGCTGCCCAGGgtgcccccagtgctgcccCGGGCTGGCCGATGCCACCGTGCCCCAG GCGCTGCCAGGGCCCCCCGCACCGCAGCCGGTCCCCGCCGAGGGAAGCGCCGGCGTTCTGCCACCTGGCCAGGAGGACACGGCTCTGCCTGGCTCCCACCAGCTCCCCGGGCAcccccagccacagcagggGAAGCGGTGAGTGCCGGGGCTGGAGGCTGCCCCCCCCAGGCatcagctgcagctcagctgggctTTCAGGGGGGTGGCGGGGTGCCGGGTCAGGGTTTGTTCATGTGTCCTCACGGCAGGAGCCGGGGCAGGAGCACGAACTCATCTCAACGGCGCCCACTCCCCCGGGAGCTGCCAGGCCCCGAGCGCTGTCCCAGTCCCGAGGGAAGGGTCATCCCTTCGGCACCACCATGGCCGGGATTGCCGGAGCCGAGAG CTGCCGGCGCCGTCCCTCTCCTCCAGTGGGAAGAGGCACTGGACTGGCTGGCGGAGCAGATCTGA
- the KIF12 gene encoding kinesin-like protein KIF12 isoform X11, which translates to MEPEGERGWEPRPGARPKTVPRGQERPPRGSAGTGGPREPGAAVGPSALAPGVPAGTSPGWGAPTTPPPSVPQRSPGEEREGPVAGRETRLRVVLRVRPLTCREARRGDRPVVHSLGDGTVHVSAARHDATFGFSAVFDAGASQEAVFEGSGMRQLVELAIDGFSCTVFAFGQTGSGKTYTLMGPPTQSETQPAAPGMLGLMQRSFACLLEQSRSRGSDLALSASYLEIYNEQVSACLAAQPGPAGTLCLRSPTASPPPYSQVRDLLSPGPPCSLPLRWSKTRGFYVENQLSVDFESLEAISDLLQQGSQRRRTSAHTLNRHSSRSHALLTIHVCSRAPSACPSKQGMLCFVDLAGSERVKETGSSGELSVEANNINRSLLALGHCISLLAKPRGKRMHIPYRDSKLTRLLARSLGGSGITLMVACISPSSRCLSETLSTLHYASRARRVTTRPLVNRVSREKLLQTLEEEIHALQLENLSLRQQLCLPRVPMRSTEVPGTPPRVGAWPGWGGRYGPTGLCRSPLEGQLPSEGAPAWPSLYSLLRDFVVENEQLRQPWLSPDPSGDIPAGPSCRATCSSCHGQPPLQSARAPRVPPGHPTRLRQPDVTPTSGPRLPKLPPASGRPSCPGCPQCCPGLADATVPQALPGPPAPQPVPAEGSAGVLPPGQEDTALPGSHQLPGHPQPQQGKRSRGRSTNSSQRRPLPRELPGPERCPSPEGRVIPSAPPWPGLPEPRGEQGSRGDAGHRMRVPRGWAPILSPATHAWGCGPDAGTLET; encoded by the exons GGACCGCGCGAGCCCGGCGCGGCCGTGGGCCCCTCTGCCCTGGCCCCTGGGGTCCCTGCGGGCACGTCCCCCGGCTGGGGagcacccaccaccccaccGCCCTCTGTTCCCCAAAGGAGTCCCGGAGAGGAGCGGGAGGGCCCCGTGGCGGGCAGAGAGACGCGCCTGAGAGTGGTGCTGAG GGTGCGGCCACTGACCTGCAGGGAGGCGCGGCGAGGAGACCGGCCGGTTGTGCACAGCCTTGGCGACGGCACCGTCCAC GTGAGCGCGGCCAGGCACGATGCCACCTTCGGGTTCAGCGCCGTGTTCGACGCGGGAGCCTCGCAGGAGGCCGTGTTCGAGGGCAGCGGGATGAGGCAGCTGGTGGAGCTGGCGATAGACGG CTTCTCCTGCACCGTCTTTGCCTTCGGGCAGACCGGCTCAGGGAAGACCTACACCCTGAtgggaccccccacccag AGCGAGACCCAGCCGGCGgccccagggatgctggggcTGATGCAGAGGTCCTTCGCCTGCCTCCTGGAGCAGAGCCGGAGCCGCGGCTCTGACCTGGCTCTCAGTGCCTCCTACCTGGAGATCTATAACGAGCAGGTAAGCgcctgcctggctgctcagCCAGGCCCTGCTGGCACCCTATGCCTCCGCTCCCCCACTGCCTCCCCTCCGCCGTACTCCCAGGTCCGGGACCTGCTGAGCCCGGGACCACCGTGCTCCCTGCCCCTGCGGTGGAGCAAAACCCGTGGCTTCTACGTGGAGAACCAGCTCAGTGTGGACTTTGAGAGCCTGGAGGCCATCAGTGACCTGCTCCAGCAAG GATCGCAGAGGCGACGGACCTCAGCGCACACCCTCAACAGGCACTCGAGCCGCAGCCACGCTCTTCTGACCATCCACGTCTGCAGCCGGGCT CCCAGTGCCTGCCCCAGCAAGCAGGGCATGCTGTGCTTCGTGGACCTGGCCGGCAGTGAGCGGGTGAAGGAGACCGGCTCCAGCGGGGAGCTCTCCGTGGAGGCCAACAACATCAACCGCAGCCTCCTGGCACTGG GACACTGCATCTCTCTGTTGGCCAAACCCCGAGGGAAGCGGATGCATATCCCCTACCGGGACAGCAAGCTCACCCGCCTGCTGGCCCGCTCCCTGGGCGGCTCAGGCATCACCCTCATG GTCGCCTGCATCTCCCCATCCTCGCGCTGCCTCTCGGAGACACTGAGCACGCTGCACTACGCCAGCCGGGCCCGGAGGGTCACCACCAGGCCCCTGGTCAACAGG GTGTCCCGGGAAAAGCTGCTGCAAACCTTGGAGGAAGAAATCCATGCCctgcagctggaaaacctcTCCCTGCGCCAGCAGCTGTGCCTGCCCAGGGTACCGATGAGGAGCACAGAGGTCCCAGGGACCCCGCCAAGGGTGGGGGCATGGCCGGGCTGGGGAGGCAGGTATGGCCCCACAGGGCTGTGTCGCTCCCCTCTTGAAGGGCAGCTCCCATCAGAGGGagccccagcctggcccagccTCTACAGCCTCCTGCGGGACTTTGTGGTGGAGAATGAGCAGCTGAG gcagccctggctgtcCCCAGACCCCAGCGGTGACATCCCAGCTGGCCCATCCTGCAGAGCCACCTGCAGCTCCTGTCACGGCCAGCCACCACTCCAGAGTGCCCGCGCCCCCCGTGTGCCCCCTGGCCACCCCACCAGGCTCCGGCAGCCCGACGTGACACCCACCTCTGGCCCCCGGCTGCCG aagctgcctcctgcctctggCCGCCCCAGCTGCCCAGGgtgcccccagtgctgcccCGGGCTGGCCGATGCCACCGTGCCCCAG GCGCTGCCAGGGCCCCCCGCACCGCAGCCGGTCCCCGCCGAGGGAAGCGCCGGCGTTCTGCCACCTGGCCAGGAGGACACGGCTCTGCCTGGCTCCCACCAGCTCCCCGGGCAcccccagccacagcagggGAAGCG GAGCCGGGGCAGGAGCACGAACTCATCTCAACGGCGCCCACTCCCCCGGGAGCTGCCAGGCCCCGAGCGCTGTCCCAGTCCCGAGGGAAGGGTCATCCCTTCGGCACCACCATGGCCGGGATTGCCGGAGCCGAGAGGTGAGCAGGGCAGCCGGGGGGACGCTGGTCATCGGATGAGAGTCCCTCGGGGTTGGGCACCCATCCTGAGCCCGGCCACTCATGCCTGGGGCTGTGGACCTGATGCCGGGACGCTGGAGACCTGA